In Phragmites australis chromosome 17, lpPhrAust1.1, whole genome shotgun sequence, the following are encoded in one genomic region:
- the LOC133896704 gene encoding protein HAPLESS 2-B-like isoform X1 encodes MFPPRPPLVAVIPVLLALLAAGGGVEILSKSRLERCVRDSGAGGRLSCDRKIVLNMAVPSGSSGGEASLVAQVTEVEENNTQAMQTIRDPPVITINKTATYALYALTYIRDVAYKPEEQFVKTRKCEPDAGAEIVKSCERLWDANGHIMEHTEPVCCPCGPQHRVPSSCGNFFDKMVKGKANTAHCLRFPGDWFHVFGIGARSLGFSIRVQVKKGSSVSEVVVGPENRTVVSGDNFLRVNLVGDFVGYTSIPSFEDFYLVTPRKGAGSGQPQILGDEYSKWMLLERVRFTLEGLECNKIGVGYEAYQNQPNFCSSPFWSCLYNQLWNFWEADKNRINRNQQPQYVVEGRFQRINQHPVLFPSSAGVHTFSVGVTEVLNTNLLIELSADDIEYVYQRSPGKIISINIPTFEALSQVGTAKVTTKNIGKLEASYSLTFDCLSGISYVEEQFFIMKPDEVIIRSFYLRPSTNQAEKYRCAAILKASDFNEVDRAECQFSTTATVLDNGTQIGSSNDHKKGGIRGFFEAIKAFWCTLWDYVIDFFTGRSCRYFNSFQDQMFELFRLQLPYSVHMYRLDRNVWPATCHSTRSCSAPVASASERLIRSAVRLVGGPVGARVARPRAPEAQERPLQSLPPPRRPPPQAPRAPEAQERARPPPPPPPPRPAQARRAAARPGGGGRPPAQARRGARRSAQGSGAQAPAQQGGGRGAALGRAKLGARDGGRRARGVQGPGAPREARRARAARPRAPPLLGGVRISL; translated from the exons ATGTTTCCTCCGCGGCCCCCTCTCGTCGCCGTCATCCCCgtcctcctcgcgctcctcgcggccggcggcggcgtggagATCCTTTCCAAGTCCCGCCTCGAGCGCTGCGTCCGCGACTCGGGCGCCGGCGGCCGCCTCTCCTGCGACCGGAAGATCGTCCTCAACATGGCCGTCCCCAGCGGCTCC AGCGGAGGGGAGGCGTCGCTGGTGGCACAAGTGACGGAGGTGGAGGAGAACAACACGCAGGCGATGCAGACCATACGGGACCCCCCCGTCATCACCATAAACAAGACGGCCACGTACGCGCTCTATGCCCTCACCTACATCAGG GATGTTGCTTACAAACCTGAGGAACAGTTTGTTAAGACACGCAAATGTGAGCCAGATGCCGGTGCTGAAATTGTTAAATCTTGTGAAAG GTTGTGGGATGCGAATGGTCATATAATGGAGCACACAGAG CCTGTTTGCTGTCCATGTGGTCCTCAGCACCGTGTACCTTCATCTTGTGGAAACTTTT TTGATAAAATGGTCAAAGGAAAAGCTAACACGGCTCATTGTCTACGATTCCCTGGTGATTG GTTCCATGTTTTCGGGATAGGGGCAAGGTCTCTTGGGTTCAGCATCAGAGTACAAGTGAAGAAAGGCTCTTCTGTATCG GAGGTTGTTGTTGGTCCAGAGAATAGAACTGTTGTTTCTGGAGACAACTTTCTGAGAGTAAATCTTGTTGGTGATTTTGTTGGTTATACAAGTATCCCATCATTTGAGGACTTCTATCTTGTGACTCCACGGAAG GGTGCTGGTAGTGGTCAGCCTCAGATCCTTGGGGATGAATATTCCAAGTGGATGCTGTTGGAGAGAGTTCGTTTTACATTAGAAGGTCTTGAATGCAACAAGATTGGTGTTGGTTATGAGGCTTACCAAAACCAACCTAACTTCTGTTCATCACCATTTTGGAGCTGCTTGTACAATCAGCTTTGGAACTTTTGGGAG GCTGATAAAAATCGGATAAACAGGAACCAACAGCCCCAATATGTTGTCGAGGGAAGGTTTCAAAGGATCAATCAACATCCGGTTCTATTTCCATCA AGTGCAGGTGTTCATACTTTTTCTGTGGGAGTCACAGAAGTTCTTAATACCAATTTGCTGATAGAGCTGAGTGCTGACGATATAGAATACGTCTATCAGAG GAGTCCAGGGAAGATAATTAGCATTAACATTCCTACATTTGAAGCCTTAAGTCAAGTTGGTACTGCGAAGGTCACAACTAAGAATATTGGTAAATTGGAGGCTTCGTACAGCTTGACG TTCGATTGCTTAAGTGGCATCAGTTACGTGGAG GAGCAGTTCTTTATCATGAAACCTGATGAAGTGATTATACGATCATTTTATTTGCGTCCATCAACAAATCAAGCAGAAAAATATCGATGTGCAG CTATTCTGAAGGCATCAGATTTTAATGAAGTTGACAGAGCAGAATGCCAATTCTCTACTACAGCTACAGTTCTGGATAATGGAACACAG ATCGGTTCATCGAATGACCACAAGAAGGGTGGCATCAGGGGTTTCTTTGAAGCCATTAAAGCCTTTTGGTGCACGCTCTGGGATTATGTGATCGACTTCTTTACTGGCAGATCGTGCAGGTACTTCAATTCCTTCCAG GACCAAATGTTCGAGCTTTTTCGACTTCAGTTGCCATATTCGGTACATATGTATCGGCTGGACCGTAATGTTTGGCCTGCTACTTGCCATAGTACCCGCAG TTGCAGTGCTCCTGTGGCTTCTGCATCAGAAAGGCTTATTCGATCCGCTGTACGACTGGTGGGAGGACCTGTTGGGGCTAGAGTCGCACGACCGCGTGCACCCGAGGCACAAGAGAGGCCGCTACAGTCACTCCCACCGCCACGGCGACCACCTCCGCAGGCACCGCGCGCACCAGAGGCAcaagagcgggcccgaccaccaccaccaccaccaccaccacgtcCTGCACAGGCACGGCGCGCAGCAGCCCGACCCGGCGGTGGCGGAAGGCCACCGGCACAGGCACGACGCGGCGCTCGGCGTTCAGCACAGGGAAGTGGGGCACAAGCACCGGCACAGCAAGGCGGTGGCCGCGGCGCTGCACTGGGACGGGCCAAGCTGGGTGCGCGGGACGGAGGACGCCGTGCCCGTGGAGTACAGGGACCGGGGGCGCCACGAGAGGCACGCCGCGCACGGGCAGCACGACCACGGGCACCACCACTCCTGGGAGGTGTAAGAATTTCGTTGTGA
- the LOC133896704 gene encoding protein HAPLESS 2-B-like isoform X3, with translation MFPPRPPLVAVIPVLLALLAAGGGVEILSKSRLERCVRDSGAGGRLSCDRKIVLNMAVPSGSSGGEASLVAQVTEVEENNTQAMQTIRDPPVITINKTATYALYALTYIRDVAYKPEEQFVKTRKCEPDAGAEIVKSCERLWDANGHIMEHTEPVCCPCGPQHRVPSSCGNFFDKMVKGKANTAHCLRFPGDWFHVFGIGARSLGFSIRVQVKKGSSVSEVVVGPENRTVVSGDNFLRVNLVGDFVGYTSIPSFEDFYLVTPRKGAGSGQPQILGDEYSKWMLLERVRFTLEGLECNKIGVGYEAYQNQPNFCSSPFWSCLYNQLWNFWEADKNRINRNQQPQYVVEGRFQRINQHPVLFPSSAGVHTFSVGVTEVLNTNLLIELSADDIEYVYQRSPGKIISINIPTFEALSQVGTAKVTTKNIGKLEASYSLTFDCLSGISYVEEQFFIMKPDEVIIRSFYLRPSTNQAEKYRCAAILKASDFNEVDRAECQFSTTATVLDNGTQIGSSNDHKKGGIRGFFEAIKAFWCTLWDYVIDFFTGRSCRTKCSSFFDFSCHIRYICIGWTVMFGLLLAIVPAVAVLLWLLHQKGLFDPLYDWWEDLLGLESHDRVHPRHKRGRYSHSHRHGDHLRRHRAHQRHKSGPDHHHHHHHHVLHRHGAQQPDPAVAEGHRHRHDAALGVQHREVGHKHRHSKAVAAALHWDGPSWVRGTEDAVPVEYRDRGRHERHAAHGQHDHGHHHSWEV, from the exons ATGTTTCCTCCGCGGCCCCCTCTCGTCGCCGTCATCCCCgtcctcctcgcgctcctcgcggccggcggcggcgtggagATCCTTTCCAAGTCCCGCCTCGAGCGCTGCGTCCGCGACTCGGGCGCCGGCGGCCGCCTCTCCTGCGACCGGAAGATCGTCCTCAACATGGCCGTCCCCAGCGGCTCC AGCGGAGGGGAGGCGTCGCTGGTGGCACAAGTGACGGAGGTGGAGGAGAACAACACGCAGGCGATGCAGACCATACGGGACCCCCCCGTCATCACCATAAACAAGACGGCCACGTACGCGCTCTATGCCCTCACCTACATCAGG GATGTTGCTTACAAACCTGAGGAACAGTTTGTTAAGACACGCAAATGTGAGCCAGATGCCGGTGCTGAAATTGTTAAATCTTGTGAAAG GTTGTGGGATGCGAATGGTCATATAATGGAGCACACAGAG CCTGTTTGCTGTCCATGTGGTCCTCAGCACCGTGTACCTTCATCTTGTGGAAACTTTT TTGATAAAATGGTCAAAGGAAAAGCTAACACGGCTCATTGTCTACGATTCCCTGGTGATTG GTTCCATGTTTTCGGGATAGGGGCAAGGTCTCTTGGGTTCAGCATCAGAGTACAAGTGAAGAAAGGCTCTTCTGTATCG GAGGTTGTTGTTGGTCCAGAGAATAGAACTGTTGTTTCTGGAGACAACTTTCTGAGAGTAAATCTTGTTGGTGATTTTGTTGGTTATACAAGTATCCCATCATTTGAGGACTTCTATCTTGTGACTCCACGGAAG GGTGCTGGTAGTGGTCAGCCTCAGATCCTTGGGGATGAATATTCCAAGTGGATGCTGTTGGAGAGAGTTCGTTTTACATTAGAAGGTCTTGAATGCAACAAGATTGGTGTTGGTTATGAGGCTTACCAAAACCAACCTAACTTCTGTTCATCACCATTTTGGAGCTGCTTGTACAATCAGCTTTGGAACTTTTGGGAG GCTGATAAAAATCGGATAAACAGGAACCAACAGCCCCAATATGTTGTCGAGGGAAGGTTTCAAAGGATCAATCAACATCCGGTTCTATTTCCATCA AGTGCAGGTGTTCATACTTTTTCTGTGGGAGTCACAGAAGTTCTTAATACCAATTTGCTGATAGAGCTGAGTGCTGACGATATAGAATACGTCTATCAGAG GAGTCCAGGGAAGATAATTAGCATTAACATTCCTACATTTGAAGCCTTAAGTCAAGTTGGTACTGCGAAGGTCACAACTAAGAATATTGGTAAATTGGAGGCTTCGTACAGCTTGACG TTCGATTGCTTAAGTGGCATCAGTTACGTGGAG GAGCAGTTCTTTATCATGAAACCTGATGAAGTGATTATACGATCATTTTATTTGCGTCCATCAACAAATCAAGCAGAAAAATATCGATGTGCAG CTATTCTGAAGGCATCAGATTTTAATGAAGTTGACAGAGCAGAATGCCAATTCTCTACTACAGCTACAGTTCTGGATAATGGAACACAG ATCGGTTCATCGAATGACCACAAGAAGGGTGGCATCAGGGGTTTCTTTGAAGCCATTAAAGCCTTTTGGTGCACGCTCTGGGATTATGTGATCGACTTCTTTACTGGCAGATCGTGCAG GACCAAATGTTCGAGCTTTTTCGACTTCAGTTGCCATATTCGGTACATATGTATCGGCTGGACCGTAATGTTTGGCCTGCTACTTGCCATAGTACCCGCAG TTGCAGTGCTCCTGTGGCTTCTGCATCAGAAAGGCTTATTCGATCCGCTGTACGACTGGTGGGAGGACCTGTTGGGGCTAGAGTCGCACGACCGCGTGCACCCGAGGCACAAGAGAGGCCGCTACAGTCACTCCCACCGCCACGGCGACCACCTCCGCAGGCACCGCGCGCACCAGAGGCAcaagagcgggcccgaccaccaccaccaccaccaccaccacgtcCTGCACAGGCACGGCGCGCAGCAGCCCGACCCGGCGGTGGCGGAAGGCCACCGGCACAGGCACGACGCGGCGCTCGGCGTTCAGCACAGGGAAGTGGGGCACAAGCACCGGCACAGCAAGGCGGTGGCCGCGGCGCTGCACTGGGACGGGCCAAGCTGGGTGCGCGGGACGGAGGACGCCGTGCCCGTGGAGTACAGGGACCGGGGGCGCCACGAGAGGCACGCCGCGCACGGGCAGCACGACCACGGGCACCACCACTCCTGGGAGGTGTAA
- the LOC133896704 gene encoding protein HAPLESS 2-B-like isoform X2: protein MFPPRPPLVAVIPVLLALLAAGGGVEILSKSRLERCVRDSGAGGRLSCDRKIVLNMAVPSGSSGGEASLVAQVTEVEENNTQAMQTIRDPPVITINKTATYALYALTYIRDVAYKPEEQFVKTRKCEPDAGAEIVKSCERLWDANGHIMEHTEPVCCPCGPQHRVPSSCGNFFDKMVKGKANTAHCLRFPGDWFHVFGIGARSLGFSIRVQVKKGSSVSEVVVGPENRTVVSGDNFLRVNLVGDFVGYTSIPSFEDFYLVTPRKGAGSGQPQILGDEYSKWMLLERVRFTLEGLECNKIGVGYEAYQNQPNFCSSPFWSCLYNQLWNFWEADKNRINRNQQPQYVVEGRFQRINQHPSAGVHTFSVGVTEVLNTNLLIELSADDIEYVYQRSPGKIISINIPTFEALSQVGTAKVTTKNIGKLEASYSLTFDCLSGISYVEEQFFIMKPDEVIIRSFYLRPSTNQAEKYRCAAILKASDFNEVDRAECQFSTTATVLDNGTQIGSSNDHKKGGIRGFFEAIKAFWCTLWDYVIDFFTGRSCRYFNSFQDQMFELFRLQLPYSVHMYRLDRNVWPATCHSTRSCSAPVASASERLIRSAVRLVGGPVGARVARPRAPEAQERPLQSLPPPRRPPPQAPRAPEAQERARPPPPPPPPRPAQARRAAARPGGGGRPPAQARRGARRSAQGSGAQAPAQQGGGRGAALGRAKLGARDGGRRARGVQGPGAPREARRARAARPRAPPLLGGVRISL, encoded by the exons ATGTTTCCTCCGCGGCCCCCTCTCGTCGCCGTCATCCCCgtcctcctcgcgctcctcgcggccggcggcggcgtggagATCCTTTCCAAGTCCCGCCTCGAGCGCTGCGTCCGCGACTCGGGCGCCGGCGGCCGCCTCTCCTGCGACCGGAAGATCGTCCTCAACATGGCCGTCCCCAGCGGCTCC AGCGGAGGGGAGGCGTCGCTGGTGGCACAAGTGACGGAGGTGGAGGAGAACAACACGCAGGCGATGCAGACCATACGGGACCCCCCCGTCATCACCATAAACAAGACGGCCACGTACGCGCTCTATGCCCTCACCTACATCAGG GATGTTGCTTACAAACCTGAGGAACAGTTTGTTAAGACACGCAAATGTGAGCCAGATGCCGGTGCTGAAATTGTTAAATCTTGTGAAAG GTTGTGGGATGCGAATGGTCATATAATGGAGCACACAGAG CCTGTTTGCTGTCCATGTGGTCCTCAGCACCGTGTACCTTCATCTTGTGGAAACTTTT TTGATAAAATGGTCAAAGGAAAAGCTAACACGGCTCATTGTCTACGATTCCCTGGTGATTG GTTCCATGTTTTCGGGATAGGGGCAAGGTCTCTTGGGTTCAGCATCAGAGTACAAGTGAAGAAAGGCTCTTCTGTATCG GAGGTTGTTGTTGGTCCAGAGAATAGAACTGTTGTTTCTGGAGACAACTTTCTGAGAGTAAATCTTGTTGGTGATTTTGTTGGTTATACAAGTATCCCATCATTTGAGGACTTCTATCTTGTGACTCCACGGAAG GGTGCTGGTAGTGGTCAGCCTCAGATCCTTGGGGATGAATATTCCAAGTGGATGCTGTTGGAGAGAGTTCGTTTTACATTAGAAGGTCTTGAATGCAACAAGATTGGTGTTGGTTATGAGGCTTACCAAAACCAACCTAACTTCTGTTCATCACCATTTTGGAGCTGCTTGTACAATCAGCTTTGGAACTTTTGGGAG GCTGATAAAAATCGGATAAACAGGAACCAACAGCCCCAATATGTTGTCGAGGGAAGGTTTCAAAGGATCAATCAACATCCG AGTGCAGGTGTTCATACTTTTTCTGTGGGAGTCACAGAAGTTCTTAATACCAATTTGCTGATAGAGCTGAGTGCTGACGATATAGAATACGTCTATCAGAG GAGTCCAGGGAAGATAATTAGCATTAACATTCCTACATTTGAAGCCTTAAGTCAAGTTGGTACTGCGAAGGTCACAACTAAGAATATTGGTAAATTGGAGGCTTCGTACAGCTTGACG TTCGATTGCTTAAGTGGCATCAGTTACGTGGAG GAGCAGTTCTTTATCATGAAACCTGATGAAGTGATTATACGATCATTTTATTTGCGTCCATCAACAAATCAAGCAGAAAAATATCGATGTGCAG CTATTCTGAAGGCATCAGATTTTAATGAAGTTGACAGAGCAGAATGCCAATTCTCTACTACAGCTACAGTTCTGGATAATGGAACACAG ATCGGTTCATCGAATGACCACAAGAAGGGTGGCATCAGGGGTTTCTTTGAAGCCATTAAAGCCTTTTGGTGCACGCTCTGGGATTATGTGATCGACTTCTTTACTGGCAGATCGTGCAGGTACTTCAATTCCTTCCAG GACCAAATGTTCGAGCTTTTTCGACTTCAGTTGCCATATTCGGTACATATGTATCGGCTGGACCGTAATGTTTGGCCTGCTACTTGCCATAGTACCCGCAG TTGCAGTGCTCCTGTGGCTTCTGCATCAGAAAGGCTTATTCGATCCGCTGTACGACTGGTGGGAGGACCTGTTGGGGCTAGAGTCGCACGACCGCGTGCACCCGAGGCACAAGAGAGGCCGCTACAGTCACTCCCACCGCCACGGCGACCACCTCCGCAGGCACCGCGCGCACCAGAGGCAcaagagcgggcccgaccaccaccaccaccaccaccaccacgtcCTGCACAGGCACGGCGCGCAGCAGCCCGACCCGGCGGTGGCGGAAGGCCACCGGCACAGGCACGACGCGGCGCTCGGCGTTCAGCACAGGGAAGTGGGGCACAAGCACCGGCACAGCAAGGCGGTGGCCGCGGCGCTGCACTGGGACGGGCCAAGCTGGGTGCGCGGGACGGAGGACGCCGTGCCCGTGGAGTACAGGGACCGGGGGCGCCACGAGAGGCACGCCGCGCACGGGCAGCACGACCACGGGCACCACCACTCCTGGGAGGTGTAAGAATTTCGTTGTGA
- the LOC133896704 gene encoding protein HAPLESS 2-B-like isoform X4 yields MFPPRPPLVAVIPVLLALLAAGGGVEILSKSRLERCVRDSGAGGRLSCDRKIVLNMAVPSGSSGGEASLVAQVTEVEENNTQAMQTIRDPPVITINKTATYALYALTYIRDVAYKPEEQFVKTRKCEPDAGAEIVKSCERLWDANGHIMEHTEPVCCPCGPQHRVPSSCGNFFDKMVKGKANTAHCLRFPGDWFHVFGIGARSLGFSIRVQVKKGSSVSEVVVGPENRTVVSGDNFLRVNLVGDFVGYTSIPSFEDFYLVTPRKGAGSGQPQILGDEYSKWMLLERVRFTLEGLECNKIGVGYEAYQNQPNFCSSPFWSCLYNQLWNFWEADKNRINRNQQPQYVVEGRFQRINQHPSAGVHTFSVGVTEVLNTNLLIELSADDIEYVYQRSPGKIISINIPTFEALSQVGTAKVTTKNIGKLEASYSLTFDCLSGISYVEEQFFIMKPDEVIIRSFYLRPSTNQAEKYRCAAILKASDFNEVDRAECQFSTTATVLDNGTQIGSSNDHKKGGIRGFFEAIKAFWCTLWDYVIDFFTGRSCRTKCSSFFDFSCHIRYICIGWTVMFGLLLAIVPAVAVLLWLLHQKGLFDPLYDWWEDLLGLESHDRVHPRHKRGRYSHSHRHGDHLRRHRAHQRHKSGPDHHHHHHHHVLHRHGAQQPDPAVAEGHRHRHDAALGVQHREVGHKHRHSKAVAAALHWDGPSWVRGTEDAVPVEYRDRGRHERHAAHGQHDHGHHHSWEV; encoded by the exons ATGTTTCCTCCGCGGCCCCCTCTCGTCGCCGTCATCCCCgtcctcctcgcgctcctcgcggccggcggcggcgtggagATCCTTTCCAAGTCCCGCCTCGAGCGCTGCGTCCGCGACTCGGGCGCCGGCGGCCGCCTCTCCTGCGACCGGAAGATCGTCCTCAACATGGCCGTCCCCAGCGGCTCC AGCGGAGGGGAGGCGTCGCTGGTGGCACAAGTGACGGAGGTGGAGGAGAACAACACGCAGGCGATGCAGACCATACGGGACCCCCCCGTCATCACCATAAACAAGACGGCCACGTACGCGCTCTATGCCCTCACCTACATCAGG GATGTTGCTTACAAACCTGAGGAACAGTTTGTTAAGACACGCAAATGTGAGCCAGATGCCGGTGCTGAAATTGTTAAATCTTGTGAAAG GTTGTGGGATGCGAATGGTCATATAATGGAGCACACAGAG CCTGTTTGCTGTCCATGTGGTCCTCAGCACCGTGTACCTTCATCTTGTGGAAACTTTT TTGATAAAATGGTCAAAGGAAAAGCTAACACGGCTCATTGTCTACGATTCCCTGGTGATTG GTTCCATGTTTTCGGGATAGGGGCAAGGTCTCTTGGGTTCAGCATCAGAGTACAAGTGAAGAAAGGCTCTTCTGTATCG GAGGTTGTTGTTGGTCCAGAGAATAGAACTGTTGTTTCTGGAGACAACTTTCTGAGAGTAAATCTTGTTGGTGATTTTGTTGGTTATACAAGTATCCCATCATTTGAGGACTTCTATCTTGTGACTCCACGGAAG GGTGCTGGTAGTGGTCAGCCTCAGATCCTTGGGGATGAATATTCCAAGTGGATGCTGTTGGAGAGAGTTCGTTTTACATTAGAAGGTCTTGAATGCAACAAGATTGGTGTTGGTTATGAGGCTTACCAAAACCAACCTAACTTCTGTTCATCACCATTTTGGAGCTGCTTGTACAATCAGCTTTGGAACTTTTGGGAG GCTGATAAAAATCGGATAAACAGGAACCAACAGCCCCAATATGTTGTCGAGGGAAGGTTTCAAAGGATCAATCAACATCCG AGTGCAGGTGTTCATACTTTTTCTGTGGGAGTCACAGAAGTTCTTAATACCAATTTGCTGATAGAGCTGAGTGCTGACGATATAGAATACGTCTATCAGAG GAGTCCAGGGAAGATAATTAGCATTAACATTCCTACATTTGAAGCCTTAAGTCAAGTTGGTACTGCGAAGGTCACAACTAAGAATATTGGTAAATTGGAGGCTTCGTACAGCTTGACG TTCGATTGCTTAAGTGGCATCAGTTACGTGGAG GAGCAGTTCTTTATCATGAAACCTGATGAAGTGATTATACGATCATTTTATTTGCGTCCATCAACAAATCAAGCAGAAAAATATCGATGTGCAG CTATTCTGAAGGCATCAGATTTTAATGAAGTTGACAGAGCAGAATGCCAATTCTCTACTACAGCTACAGTTCTGGATAATGGAACACAG ATCGGTTCATCGAATGACCACAAGAAGGGTGGCATCAGGGGTTTCTTTGAAGCCATTAAAGCCTTTTGGTGCACGCTCTGGGATTATGTGATCGACTTCTTTACTGGCAGATCGTGCAG GACCAAATGTTCGAGCTTTTTCGACTTCAGTTGCCATATTCGGTACATATGTATCGGCTGGACCGTAATGTTTGGCCTGCTACTTGCCATAGTACCCGCAG TTGCAGTGCTCCTGTGGCTTCTGCATCAGAAAGGCTTATTCGATCCGCTGTACGACTGGTGGGAGGACCTGTTGGGGCTAGAGTCGCACGACCGCGTGCACCCGAGGCACAAGAGAGGCCGCTACAGTCACTCCCACCGCCACGGCGACCACCTCCGCAGGCACCGCGCGCACCAGAGGCAcaagagcgggcccgaccaccaccaccaccaccaccaccacgtcCTGCACAGGCACGGCGCGCAGCAGCCCGACCCGGCGGTGGCGGAAGGCCACCGGCACAGGCACGACGCGGCGCTCGGCGTTCAGCACAGGGAAGTGGGGCACAAGCACCGGCACAGCAAGGCGGTGGCCGCGGCGCTGCACTGGGACGGGCCAAGCTGGGTGCGCGGGACGGAGGACGCCGTGCCCGTGGAGTACAGGGACCGGGGGCGCCACGAGAGGCACGCCGCGCACGGGCAGCACGACCACGGGCACCACCACTCCTGGGAGGTGTAA